Below is a genomic region from Streptomyces sp. NBC_00461.
GGGCTACAGCCCCGCGCCCCCTCGAAGAGGGGGCGCGGGGTCTGACGTAGTTGTGGAAGGTGCCGTCAGTCGATGGACGGCTTCTCGCGGCGTTCCGAGCCGCCGGAGTTGCCTCCGCCGCCTGAATTTCCGCCTGAATTGCCGCCGAACGGGCTGAAGTTGCCCATGGCCCCGGACAGTCCCTTGAGTGCGTCGCCGATCTCGCTGGGGACGATCCAGAGCTTGTTGGCGTCGCCCTCGGCGATCTTCGGGAGCATCTGGAGGTACTGGTAGGAGAGCAGCTTCTGGTCGGGGTCGCCGGCGTGGATGGACTCGAAGACCGTGCGGATCGCCTGGGCCTCGCCCTCGGCGCGCAGGGCCGCGGCCTTGGCCTCACCCTCGGCGCGCAGGATCTGGGACTGCTTCTCACCCTCGGCGGTGAGGATCGCGGCCTGGCGCGTACCTTCCGCGGTGAGGATCGCGGCGCGCTTGTCACGGTCGGCGCGCATCTGCTTCTCCATCGAGTCCTGGATGGAGGTGGGCGGTTCGATCGCCTTCAGCTCGACGCGGTTGACGCGGATGCCCCACTTGCCGGTGGCCTCGTCGAGGACACCGCGCAAGGCCGCGTTGATCTCCTCGCGGGAGGTCAGGGTCCGCTCCAGGTCCATGCCACCGATGATGTTGCGCAGCGTGGTGACCGTCAGCTGCTCAATTGCCTGGATGTAGCTGGCCACTTCGTAGGTGGCGGCCCGTGCGTCGGTCACCTGGTAGTAGATGACCGTGTCGATATTGACGACAAGGTTGTCCTGGGTGATCACCGGCTGGGGCGGGAACGGCACGACCTGCTCGCGCAGGTCGATGCGGTTGCGGATCGTGTCTATGAACGGGACGACGATGTTGAGGCCCGCGTTGAGTGTCCGCGTGTAGCGGCCGAAGCGCTCGACGATGGCGGCGCTGGCCTGTGGAATGACTTGGATTGTCCTGATCAGGGCGATGAAGACCAACACCACCAGAATG
It encodes:
- a CDS encoding SPFH domain-containing protein codes for the protein MEPVIIVLIILVVLVFIALIRTIQVIPQASAAIVERFGRYTRTLNAGLNIVVPFIDTIRNRIDLREQVVPFPPQPVITQDNLVVNIDTVIYYQVTDARAATYEVASYIQAIEQLTVTTLRNIIGGMDLERTLTSREEINAALRGVLDEATGKWGIRVNRVELKAIEPPTSIQDSMEKQMRADRDKRAAILTAEGTRQAAILTAEGEKQSQILRAEGEAKAAALRAEGEAQAIRTVFESIHAGDPDQKLLSYQYLQMLPKIAEGDANKLWIVPSEIGDALKGLSGAMGNFSPFGGNSGGNSGGGGNSGGSERREKPSID